A single Arachidicoccus sp. BS20 DNA region contains:
- a CDS encoding PA0069 family radical SAM protein: MTYENEDSIKEQEKYLKGRGAQINTKNRFLKNETVREHVEAIDDWSEKNVATQFIEVDAKSIVNKVESPDLAMMYSMNPYQGCEHGCIYCYARNSFEYWGYSAGLDFERKILVKKNAAQLLRKFLMNKNYECTPISLSGNTDCYQPAEKKYKLTRHILEVCNEFNQPVGMITKNAGILRDKDLLVEMSKKKLVSILISITSFDEEIRRTMEPRTTTAKQRLKVISELSNAGVRMGVMLGPMIPGLNEHEMQRIMKAASEAGATFSAYTFIRLNGAIKLLFHDWLYKNFPNRADKVWHLIENGHGGQVNDSRYGLRMRGEGPIADLVRQQYKKYNKLYHLNDERWMLDTTQFKRPGEQLSLF, from the coding sequence ATGACTTACGAAAACGAAGATTCCATAAAGGAACAAGAAAAATATTTAAAAGGTCGCGGTGCGCAAATCAACACCAAAAACCGTTTCCTGAAAAACGAAACCGTGCGCGAACACGTCGAAGCCATCGATGATTGGAGTGAGAAAAATGTGGCTACGCAATTCATAGAAGTGGATGCCAAAAGCATCGTGAACAAAGTGGAAAGTCCCGACCTCGCGATGATGTACAGCATGAATCCCTATCAGGGTTGCGAGCATGGCTGCATTTATTGCTACGCGCGAAACTCCTTTGAATACTGGGGTTACAGCGCAGGGCTTGATTTTGAACGAAAAATTTTGGTCAAGAAAAATGCAGCTCAACTCCTAAGAAAATTCTTGATGAATAAAAATTATGAATGCACGCCAATCTCGTTAAGCGGCAATACAGATTGTTATCAGCCTGCGGAAAAAAAATATAAACTGACAAGGCACATTCTGGAAGTGTGTAATGAATTCAATCAGCCCGTCGGTATGATTACAAAGAACGCAGGCATCCTGCGCGACAAAGATTTGCTGGTAGAAATGTCGAAGAAAAAACTGGTCAGCATTTTAATTTCCATTACTTCATTTGACGAAGAAATTCGTCGTACAATGGAGCCACGCACTACAACAGCAAAACAAAGATTAAAAGTCATCAGTGAATTAAGCAACGCCGGTGTGCGCATGGGCGTAATGCTTGGTCCGATGATTCCCGGTTTGAACGAACACGAAATGCAGCGCATCATGAAAGCCGCAAGTGAAGCAGGCGCAACGTTTTCGGCATATACGTTTATTCGGTTGAACGGTGCAATTAAATTATTATTCCATGATTGGCTGTACAAAAATTTTCCCAACAGGGCAGATAAAGTCTGGCATTTAATTGAAAACGGACATGGCGGACAAGTGAACGATTCGCGTTACGGATTGCGTATGCGCGGCGAAGGCCCTATTGCCGATTTAGTGCGCCAGCAATACAAAAAATATAACAAGCTCTATCACCTTAATGACGAGCGTTGGATGCTCGACACCACGCAGTTTAAAAGGCCCGGCGAGCAATTAAGTTTGTTTTAA
- a CDS encoding TlpA disulfide reductase family protein yields MKKLMTALLFASPLITMAQSGKFVIDGKIISDTLTTGKVYLNYEDNNQNLRDSSSVINNTYHFEGTMKDGGIQVNLYLKDSLMSRAFKGFAQFDVQPGHVYVTHKSNFVRTNITGSLLQQQADSLDVQRKDARVNHTGTDKDVDVHFIKNHPDSWLSYTILSTHLIRNNDLSLDEADALYAVLSPRLKNYDTVKSLKALIDGKRMAVVGKPAIDFTEKDINGKSISLSSYRGKYVLVDFWASWCHPCRAENPNVTAAYHKFKDKGLNILSVSLDGDRKRWLEAVKHDKLEWTQVSNLEAFEDEVAVKYGIHAIPANFLISPDGIIVAKDLRGEELDKELTKIFSK; encoded by the coding sequence ATGAAAAAACTGATGACGGCTTTATTATTTGCCTCGCCTTTGATAACAATGGCGCAGAGCGGTAAATTTGTTATAGACGGAAAAATTATTTCCGATACACTGACCACGGGCAAAGTGTATTTAAATTATGAAGATAACAATCAAAATCTGCGAGATAGTTCCTCTGTAATAAACAATACATATCATTTTGAGGGAACGATGAAAGACGGCGGCATACAAGTAAATCTGTATTTGAAAGATTCCTTAATGAGCAGGGCTTTTAAAGGATTTGCACAGTTTGATGTACAGCCCGGTCATGTATATGTAACACATAAAAGTAATTTTGTCCGGACCAATATAACAGGCTCTTTACTTCAGCAGCAGGCAGATTCGCTTGACGTTCAGAGGAAAGATGCTCGTGTAAATCACACCGGTACAGATAAAGATGTGGATGTACATTTTATAAAAAATCATCCTGATTCATGGTTGAGTTACACTATTTTATCAACACATTTGATACGCAACAATGACCTTAGCTTAGATGAAGCAGATGCTTTGTACGCTGTACTTAGCCCGCGGCTTAAAAATTACGATACGGTTAAATCGCTTAAAGCTTTAATCGACGGAAAAAGAATGGCTGTTGTTGGCAAGCCCGCAATAGATTTTACGGAGAAAGATATTAACGGTAAAAGTATTTCTCTGTCGTCTTACCGCGGCAAATATGTGCTGGTGGATTTTTGGGCAAGTTGGTGTCATCCTTGCCGCGCGGAAAATCCGAATGTAACGGCGGCTTATCATAAGTTTAAAGACAAAGGTTTAAACATTCTGAGTGTTTCACTCGACGGCGACAGAAAGCGCTGGCTGGAAGCCGTAAAACACGACAAGCTCGAGTGGACACAAGTTTCCAACCTCGAGGCTTTTGAAGATGAGGTAGCTGTGAAATATGGCATTCATGCGATTCCTGCCAACTTTTTAATCAGCCCTGATGGAATTATTGTTGCGAAAGATTTGAGAGGAGAGGAGCTGGACAAGGAGTTGACCAAAATCTTTTCAAAGTAA
- a CDS encoding PKD-like family lipoprotein, which produces MRNIIFCIAASLMMLGLASCSKDIGNYSYHDVNVVSFQGFDTINGYSTYFGDTLKITPTLVSSKDDNKEDDYTYEWSFRIGTGQSGAGQAPDPLRDSVISTSKNLDVKIGLVPGTYSLQYRVTDKATGLVYPIRTNVLVTTEVYEGYLIMNDVNGAARLDMLSYNSTLNKFTQYTDVLQHMGSTVPMSGKPYQILCMNYTRSNIVAQNYGIFLLTSENTNRVNQETFAWNPTYNIRYLMLGDVPENFTAQSINGQYNNTNSSPTIYMYGNDNNWYSMATNAGYVFKYTPVNVYTTGGTPFKVSPYVATDGNAAIFYDAENRKFVTTTNPAVTSVIDVNPLLHYPTGYDLKWMNMNYYPEGGQVKKVYSILKDPTSSKLYLLRFKMGAALTDTALYYFQPFMPDMYNSSDKVDIANATNFTVSPDYEYLFYNVGSKVYEYDLGLSKNFLMKDYGNAQISYMSFLHIYDRYGLAQMTKNQNYFDWSSELTIATYNPGGAAGSNGTLEQYKIQPVNGALQLAAQWTGFGKIVSVGYRSR; this is translated from the coding sequence ATGAGAAATATAATTTTTTGCATAGCGGCATCTTTGATGATGCTCGGTTTAGCGTCTTGTTCCAAAGACATTGGTAATTACAGTTATCACGATGTAAATGTAGTTTCCTTTCAGGGGTTTGATACGATAAACGGCTATTCCACATATTTTGGCGATACGCTGAAAATCACTCCGACATTGGTTTCATCAAAGGATGATAATAAAGAAGATGATTATACCTATGAATGGTCTTTTCGTATCGGTACGGGACAGTCGGGTGCCGGTCAGGCGCCGGACCCGTTGAGGGATTCTGTGATTTCCACCAGTAAAAATTTAGATGTAAAAATTGGTCTTGTTCCGGGCACATATTCGTTGCAATACAGGGTTACAGATAAAGCGACAGGATTAGTCTATCCCATAAGAACCAATGTACTGGTAACAACGGAAGTATATGAGGGATATTTAATTATGAATGATGTGAATGGTGCTGCAAGACTGGATATGCTTTCCTACAACAGCACGCTTAATAAGTTTACGCAATATACCGATGTATTGCAGCACATGGGTTCTACTGTGCCAATGTCCGGCAAACCATATCAGATACTTTGTATGAACTATACGCGGTCCAATATAGTCGCGCAGAACTATGGCATATTTCTGTTGACGTCAGAAAACACAAACCGTGTTAATCAGGAAACATTTGCTTGGAACCCTACTTATAATATCCGCTATCTAATGTTGGGAGATGTACCGGAGAATTTTACAGCGCAGAGTATTAACGGGCAATACAATAATACAAATTCCTCTCCTACCATTTATATGTATGGTAATGATAATAATTGGTACAGCATGGCTACAAATGCAGGCTATGTGTTTAAATATACGCCGGTAAATGTATATACTACCGGAGGTACGCCATTCAAAGTATCGCCTTATGTGGCTACAGATGGTAATGCTGCCATATTCTATGATGCGGAAAACAGGAAGTTTGTTACAACCACCAATCCGGCTGTAACGTCTGTAATTGATGTCAATCCTTTGCTGCATTATCCTACGGGCTATGATTTAAAATGGATGAACATGAATTATTATCCTGAAGGCGGGCAAGTGAAAAAGGTCTATTCAATATTGAAAGACCCTACATCGTCTAAATTATATCTCTTACGATTTAAAATGGGTGCGGCTCTTACCGATACGGCATTGTACTACTTCCAGCCTTTTATGCCGGATATGTATAATTCGTCGGATAAAGTTGATATTGCCAATGCAACCAACTTTACAGTGAGTCCCGATTATGAATACCTGTTTTACAACGTAGGCAGTAAAGTATATGAATATGACCTCGGATTGTCAAAGAATTTTTTAATGAAAGATTATGGAAATGCTCAAATCAGCTATATGTCTTTCCTGCATATTTATGATAGGTATGGTCTTGCACAAATGACGAAAAACCAGAATTATTTCGATTGGTCTTCTGAATTAACTATTGCTACATACAATCCCGGCGGAGCGGCGGGCAGCAATGGAACATTGGAACAATATAAAATTCAACCCGTAAACGGCGCTTTGCAACTTGCTGCGCAATGGACAGGATTCGGGAAAATTGTAAGCGTTGGTTACCGCTCGCGTTAA
- the ilvA gene encoding threonine ammonia-lyase, producing MNIEFEKAAARLKGIVNRTPLQLNANLSRQYKCNVYLKREDLQAVRSYKIRGAYNMISTLPEEQIRNGVVCASAGNHAQGFAFSCQKLNIKGVVFMPTITPRQKINQTKMFGGDNIEIRLVGDTFDDCAAAAKEFTAAHNMTFIPPFDHERIIEGQGTVALEILEEQKNIDYLFVPVGGGGLASGVGLYFKEHSPETKTIGIEPEGAPSLTEALKAGAPVTLGDINRFVDGAAVKRIGDLTFSICKDVLSEAHLVAEGKVCSTILQLYNQDAIVVEPAGALSIAVLDDYKDEIKGKNVVCIVSGSNNDIDRMPEIKELSLQYEGLKHYFLIRFAQRPGALREFLNLVLGPNDDISRFEYIHKTNKEHGPALVGIELSAKEDYTPLMERMKKYNIDFTELNKDDILFGYLV from the coding sequence ATGAATATAGAATTTGAAAAAGCGGCAGCACGCCTGAAAGGAATAGTAAACAGAACGCCTTTGCAATTAAATGCAAACCTTTCCCGTCAATACAAATGCAACGTTTATCTGAAGCGCGAAGATTTGCAAGCTGTACGCAGCTACAAAATCCGCGGCGCTTACAACATGATTAGCACTTTGCCTGAAGAACAAATCAGGAACGGCGTGGTATGTGCCAGCGCCGGCAATCATGCGCAGGGCTTTGCTTTCAGTTGCCAGAAGTTAAATATAAAAGGCGTTGTGTTTATGCCGACCATTACGCCAAGGCAAAAAATCAACCAGACAAAAATGTTCGGCGGCGATAATATCGAAATACGTTTAGTCGGCGATACATTCGACGATTGTGCCGCAGCGGCAAAGGAATTTACTGCGGCGCACAACATGACATTTATTCCGCCATTCGACCACGAAAGAATTATTGAAGGACAAGGAACCGTTGCACTCGAAATTCTGGAAGAACAAAAAAATATCGATTATTTGTTTGTACCTGTCGGCGGCGGGGGCTTGGCTTCGGGAGTCGGTTTGTATTTTAAAGAACATTCTCCCGAAACTAAAACCATCGGTATTGAGCCGGAAGGCGCACCATCATTGACAGAAGCCTTAAAAGCAGGCGCACCCGTAACGTTGGGCGACATTAATCGCTTTGTGGACGGCGCGGCTGTAAAGCGCATCGGCGATTTAACCTTTAGCATTTGTAAAGACGTTTTAAGCGAAGCGCATTTGGTCGCGGAAGGAAAAGTTTGCTCTACCATTTTACAATTGTATAACCAAGACGCGATTGTAGTAGAACCCGCAGGCGCACTGTCCATCGCGGTTCTGGACGACTATAAAGATGAGATTAAAGGGAAAAATGTAGTATGTATCGTGAGCGGCAGCAACAACGACATCGACAGAATGCCCGAGATAAAAGAGCTTTCGCTGCAATACGAAGGCTTGAAACATTATTTTCTTATACGCTTTGCACAACGCCCCGGCGCATTGCGCGAATTTCTGAATCTGGTTTTAGGACCCAATGATGATATTTCGCGTTTTGAATATATTCATAAAACCAACAAAGAACATGGTCCCGCGTTGGTTGGTATTGAGCTTTCCGCAAAAGAGGATTACACGCCGTTAATGGAAAGAATGAAAAAATATAACATCGATTTTACGGAACTGAACAAAGACGATATTTTGTTTGGGTATTTGGTGTAA
- a CDS encoding carboxy terminal-processing peptidase gives MKMFRNSARTGSIVISLLLITQLNVISASSIRGSRNNTGKILQLISGLIEKNHYNPKAIDDSFSHVLWKNYINALDPLKGIFLQQDIDSLKRFEYTLDDEIHGTQPFTFVSAVHHLYARRLGETFAIDKQLLSKPFHFDIDETVNTNGSSSDSFATSETALKDVRRKMLKYLAIQYFVALQEHNNQYADSVLERVARQRSLEWRTRQQNQLTKEADNTDMFKLFVNTMLHILDPHSEYIVPSSDTIQAANDNEAFVKKAVVQNDGKQIGYIGFSSFYLDSTAGGAHCSEDVAKVLKQLDSIKVDGVVFDLRNNHGGSLQEVLCIVGLLVDNSTVVQIKMRNKKPVALKSPVTKALYKGPVVVLVNEKTASAAEIFTAAMKDYHRGVIIGSRTYGKGTVQRPFSLGEGNGFVKLTFEQFFRINGSSSQIKGIVPDIILPDVYTYQKVREKDNANVLQWDSVAAANYKKLKEDFDIDALQKSETERLSKDSSFVVVDNNNKPLARLQHKKLSLNIDAYKAAMAEQQKMIVQDKSALALPVSQRLKIEPVDSNFSETEKTKWLRETSSDIYINQAVNVIDDMLKLKHHR, from the coding sequence ATGAAAATGTTTAGAAATAGTGCGCGGACAGGAAGTATTGTGATTAGTCTTCTTCTCATTACACAATTAAATGTTATTTCTGCTTCTTCAATAAGAGGAAGCAGAAATAACACCGGTAAAATACTTCAGCTTATTAGCGGGCTGATAGAAAAGAACCATTACAATCCAAAAGCAATTGATGATAGTTTTTCACATGTGCTATGGAAAAATTACATCAATGCACTCGACCCGCTGAAAGGCATTTTTCTTCAGCAGGACATCGATTCTTTGAAGCGATTTGAGTACACATTGGATGATGAAATTCATGGAACGCAACCATTCACATTTGTTTCGGCAGTGCATCATTTGTATGCCAGGCGATTGGGTGAAACGTTTGCGATAGACAAGCAATTATTGTCCAAGCCCTTCCATTTTGATATTGATGAAACGGTAAATACAAATGGAAGCAGCAGTGATAGTTTTGCGACAAGCGAAACTGCGTTAAAAGATGTTCGCCGTAAGATGTTGAAATATCTCGCGATTCAATATTTCGTGGCGTTGCAAGAGCATAACAATCAGTATGCCGATTCAGTATTGGAAAGAGTTGCAAGGCAGCGTTCGCTTGAATGGAGAACCCGGCAACAAAACCAACTGACCAAAGAAGCGGATAATACCGATATGTTTAAGTTATTCGTCAATACGATGTTGCATATCCTCGACCCGCACAGCGAATACATTGTCCCATCAAGTGACACAATACAGGCAGCGAATGATAACGAAGCATTTGTGAAAAAGGCTGTTGTGCAAAACGATGGTAAACAAATCGGTTACATTGGTTTTTCATCATTTTATTTGGATAGTACAGCAGGCGGCGCACATTGTTCCGAAGACGTTGCCAAAGTGCTGAAACAATTGGATAGTATAAAAGTGGACGGCGTTGTGTTTGACCTGCGAAACAATCATGGCGGCTCTTTGCAGGAAGTGCTGTGTATTGTTGGTTTATTGGTGGATAACAGTACGGTAGTTCAAATTAAGATGCGCAACAAAAAGCCGGTTGCCTTGAAAAGCCCTGTAACAAAGGCTTTGTATAAAGGACCTGTCGTGGTGCTGGTTAATGAAAAAACTGCATCGGCGGCGGAAATATTTACGGCTGCCATGAAGGACTATCACAGAGGCGTGATTATCGGCAGCCGGACTTATGGAAAAGGTACTGTGCAGCGCCCGTTTTCTTTAGGCGAAGGCAATGGTTTTGTGAAGCTGACTTTCGAGCAATTTTTCCGGATAAACGGAAGTTCTTCGCAGATTAAAGGCATTGTGCCCGATATTATTTTACCCGACGTTTATACCTATCAAAAAGTGCGTGAAAAAGACAACGCAAATGTTTTGCAATGGGATAGTGTAGCTGCCGCAAACTATAAGAAACTGAAAGAGGATTTTGATATAGATGCCTTGCAAAAGTCAGAGACAGAAAGGCTTTCAAAAGATTCTTCATTTGTAGTAGTGGATAATAACAACAAACCGTTGGCACGTTTGCAACACAAAAAATTAAGCCTGAATATAGATGCTTATAAAGCTGCAATGGCAGAACAGCAAAAGATGATTGTGCAGGACAAAAGCGCACTTGCGCTGCCAGTTTCACAACGCTTGAAAATAGAACCTGTTGATAGTAATTTTTCCGAAACAGAGAAAACAAAATGGCTTAGGGAAACAAGTTCGGACATTTACATTAATCAGGCAGTAAATGTAATAGATGATATGCTGAAATTAAAGCATCATAGATGA
- a CDS encoding peroxiredoxin family protein: protein MKKLLTILCAGLLPALSFAQQNKFTLNGKILSDSAINGYIYISYHNKGNLVTNITDSAKITNNTYHYEGAFIDGAALIVINWYKRDMKKPAGYNPRTSIFDIGVYIAAGEKVSVQHKADFTDVTIKGATVQAQYDSLKHQLSLKQHPPDVVMNDFIRRHPASWLSYMVLDQEVRSHMISPDTSNVLYQSLDTSLKNYDAVQQLRKNIDYYVGVNSKKNQQAENFTLNDVNNKPVSLADYKGKYVLLDFWASWCGPCRAENPTIKGLYAKYRDKGFNVLGVSLDVATAKQAWLDAIKKDGVTWTQVSDLKGFESPVAKNYGVTAIPANFLIDPSGKIIATNLRGYDLEKKINELFGNK, encoded by the coding sequence ATGAAAAAATTATTAACGATATTATGTGCAGGACTTCTGCCTGCATTGTCTTTCGCGCAGCAGAACAAATTTACGCTCAATGGAAAAATATTATCAGATTCAGCTATTAACGGTTATATCTATATTTCCTATCATAATAAAGGAAATTTAGTAACCAATATTACGGACAGTGCTAAGATAACAAACAATACGTATCACTACGAAGGAGCGTTTATAGACGGGGCGGCTTTAATAGTCATTAACTGGTATAAGCGCGATATGAAAAAGCCTGCGGGCTATAATCCAAGAACTTCTATTTTCGATATTGGTGTGTATATTGCGGCAGGAGAAAAAGTTTCGGTTCAGCACAAAGCCGACTTTACCGATGTAACTATCAAAGGCGCAACTGTACAGGCTCAATACGATTCCCTCAAACATCAATTATCATTAAAACAACATCCGCCGGATGTAGTGATGAATGATTTTATTCGCAGGCATCCTGCATCTTGGCTAAGTTATATGGTATTAGACCAAGAGGTTCGTTCGCATATGATTAGTCCCGATACGAGCAATGTACTTTATCAATCTTTAGATACCTCACTAAAAAATTACGATGCCGTTCAGCAATTAAGGAAAAATATAGATTACTATGTGGGAGTAAACAGCAAAAAAAATCAGCAGGCAGAAAACTTTACTTTAAACGATGTAAATAACAAACCTGTAAGCCTTGCCGATTATAAAGGCAAATATGTATTGCTTGATTTTTGGGCGAGCTGGTGCGGACCTTGTCGTGCAGAAAATCCTACGATAAAAGGCTTGTATGCTAAATATCGTGATAAAGGCTTTAATGTATTAGGCGTTTCGTTGGACGTTGCAACCGCAAAACAGGCATGGCTGGATGCTATCAAAAAAGACGGTGTTACATGGACGCAGGTTTCTGATTTGAAAGGCTTTGAAAGCCCTGTAGCTAAAAACTACGGAGTTACTGCAATTCCTGCAAATTTCCTGATTGACCCCTCCGGGAAAATTATTGCCACTAATCTTCGTGGTTACGACTTAGAAAAGAAAATCAATGAACTGTTTGGTAATAAATAA
- a CDS encoding DUF4372 domain-containing protein, whose translation MSEIIKFTGQPILSQILNLISSSLINKAVRKHQSNRYYKKLPVRIHLISLLYGVFSYCNGLRELCEGMLACEGKLVHLGFDKAPARSTLSDANSKRSFLVFETIYTELLQQYHSFISDSRLRGLSIRNLKIIDSSTIQLCSANCFVA comes from the coding sequence ATGAGTGAAATTATAAAATTTACCGGACAGCCGATATTATCGCAGATATTAAATTTAATAAGCAGTTCTTTGATAAACAAAGCAGTCAGAAAACACCAGTCCAACCGGTACTACAAGAAATTACCGGTACGTATACATTTGATAAGCCTGCTGTATGGTGTATTCAGCTATTGCAACGGTTTGCGGGAGCTGTGCGAGGGGATGTTAGCCTGTGAAGGCAAGTTGGTTCACCTGGGTTTTGATAAAGCGCCTGCGCGCAGCACGCTGTCGGATGCCAACAGCAAAAGAAGTTTTCTGGTGTTCGAAACGATTTATACCGAATTGTTACAGCAATACCACAGTTTTATCTCGGACAGCCGGTTAAGGGGCTTGAGCATCCGTAATCTGAAAATAATTGACAGCAGCACTATTCAGTTGTGTTCAGCGAATTGCTTCGTGGCGTAG
- a CDS encoding IS4 family transposase — protein MFSELLRGVGRNTKDGSRKKGGIKVHTMMDAFSGVAEFVRMTAAREHDRKFLYELDLPANSWLVFDKAYNVYRQFLKWTEQKIWFVTRMKDNAVFHVTKVLVDRTKKKNAKGVLKEQYITIGVKTGNGQEQRLKLRRITFQTQDGKAYVFITNNFTLPASQIATIYKNRWMIELLFKQIKQNFPLRYFWGNSVNAIKMQVYCVLIAQLLMVVIRKKAATRKSFANMITVIRLHLMSYVSLLEFIKDTYKAWRKTHNASFAFTP, from the coding sequence GTGTTCAGCGAATTGCTTCGTGGCGTAGGGCGCAACACTAAAGACGGGAGCCGCAAGAAAGGCGGCATCAAAGTACACACAATGATGGATGCCTTTAGCGGAGTGGCTGAGTTTGTGCGTATGACCGCCGCCCGGGAGCATGACCGTAAGTTTCTGTACGAGTTGGATTTACCTGCCAACAGTTGGCTGGTGTTCGATAAAGCCTACAATGTGTATCGTCAGTTTTTGAAATGGACGGAACAGAAAATATGGTTTGTTACCAGGATGAAGGACAATGCTGTTTTTCACGTAACCAAAGTATTGGTGGACAGAACAAAGAAAAAAAATGCAAAAGGCGTGTTGAAAGAACAATACATCACCATCGGGGTAAAAACCGGCAATGGACAGGAACAACGGCTCAAGCTAAGGCGCATCACGTTCCAGACCCAGGATGGCAAGGCATATGTGTTCATTACCAACAATTTTACTTTACCGGCTTCGCAGATAGCCACGATATACAAAAACAGGTGGATGATAGAATTGTTGTTCAAGCAAATCAAGCAGAACTTTCCGTTGCGTTACTTTTGGGGCAATAGTGTGAATGCTATTAAAATGCAGGTATATTGCGTACTAATAGCACAACTGCTGATGGTGGTCATTAGGAAGAAAGCTGCAACCAGGAAATCTTTTGCCAACATGATCACCGTTATAAGATTGCACCTGATGAGCTATGTATCGTTGTTAGAGTTTATCAAAGACACGTATAAGGCATGGAGAAAAACACACAACGCTTCTTTTGCTTTTACACCATAG
- a CDS encoding TlpA disulfide reductase family protein, whose protein sequence is MKRILGLTVALIPFLSGAQESYTVHTKLGMPVSGQVYLNWYNIKSGKHLDSATVSNGEYVFKGKIDEPEIGQILFSTPNGSSNGAIFYLESGNIQIDYPQGAEYPALSGTPLNNDLQQYNEMLYAFLDSVNATRDGERKYSWWDKEIMPGKIKVIQKFIAKHPASLVSLEQLDQYAIGNKTPDILDSLYNNLSDELKSSPKGIELASRIKGMRSTNIGDSAPVFTLPDTNGHNVSLADFKGKYVLVDFWATWCGPCMAEMPNVKSAYNEYKNKGFEIIGVSLDRPDSKAKWKEVIQRDHLDWKQVSDLNWWNSKAALSYNVNSVPANFLIDPNGKIIAKNLRGEALQDKLKEIFK, encoded by the coding sequence ATGAAAAGAATATTAGGATTAACGGTTGCGCTGATACCTTTCTTATCAGGAGCGCAGGAAAGCTATACGGTTCATACAAAACTGGGAATGCCGGTAAGCGGACAAGTCTATCTCAATTGGTATAATATAAAATCCGGTAAGCATTTGGATTCTGCCACGGTTTCCAATGGAGAATATGTATTCAAGGGGAAAATTGATGAGCCGGAAATAGGACAGATTCTGTTCAGCACACCCAATGGCTCAAGTAACGGCGCAATATTTTATCTCGAATCCGGCAATATCCAAATTGATTATCCGCAAGGTGCAGAATATCCTGCATTGTCGGGAACACCTTTGAATAATGATTTGCAGCAATACAACGAAATGCTGTATGCTTTTCTGGACAGCGTGAATGCTACGCGCGACGGGGAAAGAAAATACAGTTGGTGGGATAAAGAAATTATGCCGGGCAAGATTAAGGTTATTCAAAAATTTATCGCGAAGCATCCGGCTTCGTTGGTAAGCCTTGAGCAGCTTGACCAGTATGCTATCGGTAATAAAACGCCCGATATTTTGGATTCGCTGTATAACAATTTATCGGATGAATTAAAGAGTTCTCCAAAAGGCATAGAACTGGCTTCGAGAATCAAAGGAATGCGTTCAACGAATATAGGCGATAGCGCACCTGTATTTACGTTGCCTGATACAAACGGGCATAATGTTTCCCTCGCTGACTTTAAAGGTAAATATGTATTGGTGGATTTTTGGGCTACATGGTGCGGTCCTTGCATGGCGGAAATGCCCAATGTAAAAAGTGCCTATAACGAATATAAAAATAAAGGCTTTGAAATTATAGGCGTTTCCCTTGACCGTCCGGATTCCAAGGCAAAATGGAAAGAAGTGATTCAACGCGACCATCTTGATTGGAAGCAAGTCAGCGACCTGAACTGGTGGAACAGTAAAGCTGCATTGTCCTATAACGTTAATTCGGTGCCGGCAAATTTTCTGATTGACCCGAACGGAAAAATCATTGCTAAAAATTTAAGAGGAGAAGCGTTGCAGGATAAGCTTAAAGAGATATTTAAATAA